Proteins from a genomic interval of Oncorhynchus clarkii lewisi isolate Uvic-CL-2024 chromosome 13, UVic_Ocla_1.0, whole genome shotgun sequence:
- the LOC139423837 gene encoding neuronal pentraxin-1-like produces MPGNMPGIREGHSWQLFLLSFLVLEGSTQDFGQTQFICTSVPKDMDLCAATMQNSGPAEDLKTTVMQLRETVLQQKETIMNQKETIRELTSKLSRCESQSLPEAGAGGRRIVPGAKNTMGDVSRGPQDTLAQLGQTLQTLKQRLENLEQYSRNNGTAQANSLKDLLQNKIDDMEKQVLSRVNTLEETKPGQKNDTDQRNRVESTLTSVHHRITDLEKGGKDNRPLDKFQLTFPLRTNYMYAKAKRTLPEMYAFTVCLWIKSNASPGVGTPFSYAVPGQANELVLIEWGNNPMEILINDKVAKLPFIINDGKWHHIGITWTTRDGMWEAFQDGVLRGSGENLAPYHPIKPQGVLVLGQEQDTLGGGFDATQAYVGELANLNMWDRKLSIGEIYNLATCNSKAQTGNVFSWSESNIEIFGGATKWTFEPCRALN; encoded by the exons ATGCCAGGAAACATGCCTGGAATCAGGGAGGGACACTCTTGGCAACTTTTCCTACTTTCTTTCTTGGTTTTGGAAGGGTCGACGCAAGATTTCGGACAGACCCAGTTTATTTGCACGTCTGTGCCCAAGGATATGGACTTGTGCGCGGCTACGATGCAGAACAGCGGTCCGGCGGAGGACTTGAAGACGACAGTGATGCAATTGAGGGAGACCGTGTTACAGCAAAAGGAGACCATTATGAACCAAAAGGAGACAATCAGGGAACTAACGTCCAAGTTGAGCAGGTGTGAGAGCCAGAGTCTGCCCGAGGCGGGAGCGGGAGGCCGGAGAATAGTACCCGGCGCCAAGAACACTATGGGGGACGTATCAAGGGGTCCTCAGGACACTCTCGCTCAACTAGGACAGACTTTACAGACTCTCAAACAGAGGTTGGAAAATCTTGAG CAATACAGCCGAAACAACGGAACGGCCCAGGCGAATAGTCTGAAAGACCTGCTTCAGAACAAGATTGATGATATGGAGAAGCAGGTGCTGTCCCGGGTCAACACCCTGGAGGAGACCAAACCGGGTCAGAAGAACGATACGGACCAGCGGAACCGAGTGGAGTCCACGCTGACTTCCGTGCATCACCGGATAACGGACCTAGAGAAAG GTGGGAAAGACAACAGACCACTGGACAAGTTCCAGCTGACATTCCCGTTGAGAACCAACTACATGTACGCCAAAGCCAAGAGAACCCTGCCGGAGATGTATGCCTTCACCGTGTGTCTGTGGATTAAATCTAACGCGTCGCCCGGGGTGGGCACACCTTTCTCCTACGCTGTCCCAGGGCAGGCCAACGAGCTGGTGCTGATTGAGTGGGGAAATAACCCAATGGAGATACTCATCAATGATAAG GTGGCCAAGTTGCCGTTCATCATCAACGACGGGAAGTGGCATCACATCGGCATCACCTGGACCACGCGCGACGGGATGTGGGAGGCGTTTCAAGACGGAGTGCTGCGGGGCAGTGGAGAGAATCTGGCGCCATACCATCCCATCAAGCCGCAGGGGGTCCTCGTATTGGGACAAGAGCAG GACACGCTGGGGGGAGGTTTCGACGCGACACAAGCTTATGTGGGTGAGCTAGCAAATCTCAACATGTGGGACAGGAAGCTTTCCATCGGGGAGATTTATAACCTGGCAACCTGCAACAGCAAAGCGCAAACTGGCAACGTATTCTCTTGGTCGGAGTCCAACATTGAAATATTCGGTGGAGCTACCAAGTGGACATTCGAGCCGTGCCGTGCGCTCAACTGA